In the Streptomyces fradiae ATCC 10745 = DSM 40063 genome, one interval contains:
- a CDS encoding AAA family ATPase has protein sequence MPDTAELDGIRTLDEFVLHLRALKTRTGNPSITEITRRVHRDWRREGRPRSELPARSTVGNCFQTGRRRPNPDLLLAVVRALTGDDRAVVAAWSRALHHALGEAAAGPGVRVTDRLAPPPDGPLVHTAVVAEALRLADLPGSGRTVVLEGPAGTGKTTLAHALARRLAAARRADGPVLVVDLHGTHPQAPPASPFTVLGHLLGALGVPPARVPSSTDGRSVLLRRLLAGSGTVLLLDDAYDAAQVRPLLPGPRAGHTLVTTRRLPAAWPELGGRVRVPPCDPADSLRVLRGVAGAARIDTDPRAARLIAEAVGHLPQALTLVAHHVAAHPDWPLADYHEHVVASLVLRGGMGRSFAASERSVSPEARRLLRLLTLQPAAHAAHADVTAAARLAGTGPARARALLAELVAAALVEEVGPGLYALGRMVHAYARARLRLDEPVSRVQEALARLHRPPARSAQTVGN, from the coding sequence GTGCCGGACACGGCGGAACTCGACGGAATTCGGACACTGGACGAGTTCGTCCTGCATCTGCGCGCGCTGAAGACGCGGACGGGAAATCCGTCCATCACCGAGATAACGCGGCGCGTGCACCGCGACTGGCGCCGCGAGGGCCGCCCGAGAAGCGAACTCCCCGCCCGTTCGACCGTGGGGAACTGCTTCCAGACGGGCCGCCGGCGGCCGAATCCCGATCTCCTGCTCGCGGTCGTCAGGGCCCTCACCGGCGACGACCGCGCGGTGGTGGCCGCCTGGAGCCGCGCCCTGCACCACGCCCTGGGCGAGGCGGCGGCCGGCCCCGGCGTCCGGGTCACCGACCGGCTCGCGCCGCCGCCCGACGGCCCGCTCGTCCACACCGCCGTCGTGGCCGAGGCGCTGCGCCTCGCCGACCTCCCCGGCAGTGGCCGCACGGTCGTCCTGGAGGGCCCGGCGGGCACCGGCAAGACGACCCTGGCGCACGCGCTCGCCCGCCGCCTGGCCGCCGCCCGGCGCGCCGACGGCCCCGTCCTCGTCGTCGACCTGCACGGCACCCACCCGCAGGCGCCTCCGGCGAGCCCGTTCACCGTGCTCGGGCACCTGCTGGGCGCCCTCGGCGTGCCCCCGGCCCGCGTGCCCTCCTCCACGGACGGCCGCTCCGTCCTGCTGCGCCGCCTCCTGGCCGGTTCCGGCACCGTGCTGCTGCTCGACGACGCGTACGACGCCGCCCAGGTCCGGCCGCTGCTGCCGGGGCCCCGCGCCGGCCACACCCTGGTCACCACGCGGCGCCTCCCGGCCGCCTGGCCGGAGCTGGGCGGCCGGGTGCGGGTGCCGCCGTGCGACCCCGCCGACTCGCTGCGCGTCCTGCGGGGCGTGGCGGGCGCCGCCCGGATCGACACGGACCCGCGGGCGGCGCGGCTGATCGCCGAGGCGGTCGGCCATCTGCCGCAGGCGCTGACCCTGGTGGCCCACCACGTCGCCGCCCACCCGGACTGGCCGCTGGCCGACTACCACGAGCACGTCGTCGCCTCGCTGGTGCTGCGCGGCGGCATGGGCCGGTCCTTCGCCGCGTCCGAGCGCTCGGTGTCCCCCGAGGCGCGCCGGCTGCTGCGGCTGCTGACCCTCCAACCCGCCGCGCACGCCGCGCACGCCGACGTGACCGCCGCCGCCCGGCTCGCCGGCACCGGGCCCGCGCGGGCGCGGGCGCTCCTGGCCGAGCTGGTCGCGGCGGCGCTGGTGGAGGAGGTGGGGCCCGGCCTGTACGCGCTGGGGCGCATGGTGCACGCCTACGCCCGCGCGCGGCTGCGCCTCGACGAGCCCGTCAGCCGCGTCCAGGAGGCCCTGGCCCGCCTGCACCGGCCCCCGGCACGCAGCGCGCAGACGGTGGGCAACTGA